The Fulvivirga ligni genome window below encodes:
- a CDS encoding alpha/beta hydrolase codes for MRKLTYGVLCMILVMLSCEESHESYEPLPSFNQSSSSIENTDDEPISDANNSDKKTFLFVHGAWHPEGSWTKMVLGLEKLGHECHTVQLPALGTDKTPINQVTLAGHVAAVTNKMQEIGTGITLVGHSYGGVVISQAAENLSSYVDRVVYVSAFMLMDGEALLDFAIADVNSVVTQNIVVSGDSVFIPEDAYENAFYNYGQNSNNVNIDEDIYFTKSLLVPHPFITFATPVSLTSAYYNLDKVYISCTEDRAITLQAQVSMYSRFSDVDLYTIQGSDHSPFISRPKQMINILKGL; via the coding sequence ATGAGAAAATTAACGTACGGTGTATTGTGTATGATTTTAGTGATGTTAAGCTGTGAAGAAAGCCATGAAAGCTATGAACCCTTACCCTCTTTTAACCAAAGTTCGAGTAGTATTGAAAACACTGATGATGAGCCTATTAGTGATGCAAATAACTCAGACAAAAAAACGTTTTTATTTGTACATGGTGCCTGGCACCCTGAAGGCTCCTGGACAAAAATGGTATTAGGATTAGAAAAACTGGGCCATGAATGTCATACTGTTCAACTACCAGCTTTAGGAACAGATAAAACACCTATAAACCAAGTGACCCTAGCAGGCCATGTGGCCGCTGTCACGAATAAAATGCAGGAAATTGGAACCGGCATTACTTTAGTGGGTCACTCCTATGGTGGCGTGGTAATATCTCAGGCCGCTGAAAATCTGTCGAGTTATGTGGACCGCGTAGTTTATGTGTCAGCTTTTATGCTTATGGATGGAGAGGCTTTGCTTGACTTCGCCATTGCTGATGTTAATTCAGTGGTCACGCAAAATATAGTAGTTTCTGGTGATAGCGTATTTATACCAGAAGATGCCTATGAGAATGCTTTTTATAATTATGGACAAAATTCAAACAATGTTAATATTGATGAGGATATATATTTTACAAAATCACTGTTAGTCCCACATCCATTTATAACATTTGCCACACCGGTTTCACTAACCTCAGCCTACTATAACCTGGATAAGGTTTATATATCTTGTACAGAAGATAGAGCCATTACATTACAAGCACAAGTGAGTATGTATAGCCGCTTTTCTGATGTAGACTTGTACACTATTCAAGGTTCAGATCATTCTCCCTTTATATCCAGACCCAAGCAAATGATCAATATTTTGAAGGGTTTATAA
- a CDS encoding M57 family metalloprotease, producing MMNKKTTLFSGVFFILMILMVAVSCNDETEVAPPDEPLQIGENVMNQFLNLGFDPSDMRSEMFYNPITKESKPVYVLENDIMVSPEELAEMQKGNDQSQPKTEQYRTTNLVTGNPRTITVLGYYATGSNASYLDATMRSALQMAVENYNNLNLGLTFTLSFGTNSAAADIVVYRVSGAGGGQAGFPSAGNPYKWAQIQSGTTSYGLDVVEHVITHEMGHCVGLRHTDYFNRSISCGAGGNEGPGTYGAIHIPGTPAQPSVDLNSIMLACFNSSVTGEFSSYDATALTTLYPGGTTPPPTDPTLTVTPTLVTFGSSSGSRTINVSSNVSWSVSDNQSWISLSASGGANNGTFVVTVSPYNMLCEPPRTGTVTINGGSAGSQSITVRQTARRPGPGEYCP from the coding sequence ATGATGAACAAGAAGACAACTTTGTTTTCAGGGGTATTCTTTATCCTAATGATTTTAATGGTGGCTGTTTCATGTAATGATGAAACCGAAGTAGCACCACCAGATGAGCCATTGCAAATTGGTGAAAATGTGATGAATCAGTTTTTGAATCTTGGTTTCGATCCTAGTGACATGAGATCAGAAATGTTCTACAATCCTATCACCAAAGAATCTAAACCAGTTTATGTTCTGGAAAATGATATCATGGTTTCTCCAGAAGAACTTGCAGAAATGCAAAAGGGTAATGATCAGTCACAGCCTAAAACGGAGCAGTACAGAACAACCAACTTAGTTACAGGAAACCCAAGAACTATTACAGTATTAGGGTATTATGCTACTGGAAGTAACGCATCTTATCTTGATGCCACAATGCGTTCAGCTTTGCAAATGGCCGTTGAGAACTATAATAATCTTAATTTGGGTTTAACTTTTACTCTATCCTTTGGTACTAATTCGGCAGCAGCTGATATTGTTGTATATAGAGTATCTGGTGCTGGTGGTGGACAGGCTGGTTTCCCTTCTGCTGGAAATCCATACAAATGGGCTCAGATCCAAAGTGGAACCACAAGCTATGGCTTAGATGTGGTAGAGCATGTTATTACCCATGAAATGGGACATTGCGTGGGGCTAAGACATACAGATTACTTCAATAGATCAATATCTTGTGGCGCAGGAGGTAATGAAGGTCCTGGTACTTATGGTGCTATTCATATCCCTGGCACTCCTGCTCAACCAAGTGTAGACCTTAATTCTATAATGTTAGCTTGTTTTAACAGCAGTGTAACAGGTGAGTTTAGCTCTTATGATGCTACCGCATTGACTACATTATATCCGGGTGGAACTACGCCTCCTCCTACAGACCCTACTCTAACAGTTACACCTACTTTAGTTACTTTCGGTAGCTCTTCAGGTAGTAGAACTATTAATGTAAGTTCAAATGTATCTTGGAGTGTTTCTGACAATCAATCATGGATTTCACTTTCTGCTTCAGGAGGTGCTAATAATGGAACATTTGTTGTTACTGTAAGTCCATATAATATGCTTTGTGAGCCACCAAGAACAGGAACGGTGACAATTAATGGAGGTAGTGCTGGTTCTCAGTCTATTACTGTGAGACAGACTGCAAGAAGACCAGGTCCAGGTGAGTACTGTCCATAA
- a CDS encoding Kelch repeat-containing protein — protein sequence MRLFKRLILPYLIIFSAFSSYASTPGGLKFHGSEQPINQRTSYDVFGKEDVEFSDSFDIAFQTFLFSTSEFGYILRIKNSESNTIYNLFYDGQGDNLKFKFNEEGNDHLIAVELERSELPSTQWFMMKISFDLKKNTITLSINDKDYTASDLDLPDTYHPIILFGKSDYIIDVPSFAMKTLSVSNADEAYQFPLKENEGSDVHDIDGDVVGYVSNPEWLMNDAYHWRNKTSFRSQSVAGANYNPRTQEVYYFNRDSLHVYNVWTGISRTEVFKNSCPINLLLGTNFIDPDANKLYAYEVYYENQDSLPTMASLDLSTYEWSEGIHQQLPTQLHHHGQFFDTKKDEFIIFGGFGNMHYSKDFFTYQLNDSIWRKSESFSGDRISPRYFSSVGYLESNNSLYVFGGMGNESGEQTVGRKYYYDLHKVDLDKKQVTKLWEIPWTEDNVIPVRGMVIPNDSSFYTLCYPEHFTESFLKLYKFSLKDGSYEILGDSIPIYSDKITTNANLYYDNNLKNFYALVQEFDNNDISSELEVYSLASPPITMEQLKNYSKQPKSYTSWLIFISFVLMIAIAYLILRWLASNSSKNEAAQAALTNQPEIPLQPNSIYLFGGFTARNKNNKDITYLFSAQLKQIFCLILQYSTTENGITSQRLSNILWPDKPADKVKNSRGVTIKNLRKTLTELNGIELIYDKGYFKIVYTDEFYCDYTRCLELIADGEVETHREEFIGIVTRGKFLQLSNDPIFDSLKHKTEKKLEPVLLLEIEKAFETEDYSQTIALTNALFNIDPLNEDALNYHVKALQRLKMNDEAKIRYQAFVIEYKKIMGTDYPHPYKV from the coding sequence ATGCGTTTATTCAAAAGATTAATCCTCCCCTATTTAATAATTTTTAGCGCATTCTCTTCTTATGCATCCACGCCAGGAGGTCTAAAATTTCATGGCAGTGAGCAGCCTATTAATCAGCGTACATCATATGATGTATTTGGCAAAGAAGATGTAGAATTCTCTGATAGTTTCGATATAGCATTTCAAACCTTCTTATTCTCAACATCCGAGTTTGGATATATTCTACGTATTAAGAATAGCGAGAGCAATACCATCTACAATCTTTTTTATGACGGACAGGGGGACAATCTGAAATTTAAATTTAATGAGGAAGGTAATGACCATCTGATTGCGGTAGAACTTGAAAGAAGTGAGCTGCCAAGTACTCAATGGTTCATGATGAAAATTTCCTTCGACCTTAAGAAAAATACGATCACACTGAGCATCAATGACAAAGATTATACTGCCAGCGATCTTGATCTGCCTGACACTTATCATCCCATAATTCTATTCGGCAAAAGTGATTACATCATTGATGTGCCTTCTTTTGCCATGAAAACTTTATCTGTGAGCAATGCCGATGAGGCATATCAATTTCCTTTAAAAGAGAATGAAGGCTCTGATGTGCACGATATTGATGGAGATGTAGTTGGGTATGTTTCTAATCCGGAATGGTTAATGAATGATGCCTACCACTGGCGAAACAAGACTTCCTTCCGGTCTCAGTCTGTAGCGGGTGCTAATTATAATCCTCGCACTCAGGAAGTTTACTATTTTAATAGAGATTCACTGCATGTTTACAACGTGTGGACTGGCATTAGTAGAACTGAGGTCTTCAAAAATTCTTGCCCTATAAATCTTTTACTCGGTACAAACTTCATAGATCCTGATGCCAATAAGTTGTATGCTTATGAGGTATATTATGAAAATCAGGATTCTTTACCAACCATGGCCAGTCTAGATCTGAGTACTTATGAATGGAGTGAAGGAATACACCAGCAACTGCCTACTCAGCTTCATCATCATGGGCAATTTTTTGACACTAAAAAGGACGAATTCATAATTTTTGGTGGCTTTGGCAACATGCATTACAGCAAAGACTTCTTCACTTATCAGCTCAATGACAGTATATGGAGAAAGTCTGAAAGCTTTAGTGGTGATCGGATTTCTCCGCGTTATTTCTCTTCAGTTGGGTATTTAGAAAGCAATAATTCATTATACGTTTTCGGCGGTATGGGCAATGAGTCTGGAGAACAGACAGTGGGAAGGAAGTACTATTACGACTTACACAAAGTTGACCTTGATAAAAAGCAGGTGACTAAGCTTTGGGAAATTCCATGGACCGAGGATAATGTTATTCCTGTAAGAGGCATGGTAATTCCCAATGACTCATCATTTTACACTTTGTGCTATCCAGAGCATTTTACGGAGTCATTTTTAAAGCTTTATAAGTTCTCTCTTAAAGATGGTAGTTATGAAATTTTAGGTGATTCAATTCCTATTTATTCTGATAAGATCACCACCAATGCCAACCTTTATTATGACAATAATCTAAAAAACTTTTATGCTCTGGTGCAGGAGTTTGATAACAATGATATCTCCTCAGAGCTAGAGGTATATTCATTAGCATCGCCTCCCATCACTATGGAGCAACTCAAAAACTACTCTAAACAGCCTAAGAGCTATACCTCATGGCTGATTTTCATATCATTTGTATTGATGATCGCCATAGCATATTTGATTCTCAGATGGTTAGCATCGAATTCTTCAAAAAATGAGGCAGCTCAGGCAGCATTGACTAATCAGCCTGAAATCCCACTTCAACCGAATTCTATTTATTTATTCGGAGGCTTTACTGCAAGAAATAAGAATAACAAAGACATAACCTACCTTTTCAGTGCTCAGCTGAAGCAGATATTCTGTCTTATTTTACAATATAGCACTACTGAAAATGGCATCACCTCACAAAGGCTGAGCAATATACTTTGGCCAGATAAACCTGCGGACAAGGTGAAGAACTCTCGTGGTGTAACGATTAAAAATCTTAGAAAAACCCTCACCGAACTCAATGGCATAGAGCTGATCTATGACAAAGGGTACTTCAAAATTGTGTACACAGACGAGTTTTATTGTGATTACACCAGATGCCTTGAGTTAATAGCCGACGGAGAGGTAGAAACGCACCGAGAAGAGTTTATTGGCATAGTAACGAGAGGCAAATTTTTACAGCTGTCTAATGATCCTATTTTTGATTCTCTGAAACATAAGACTGAAAAGAAATTAGAGCCTGTATTACTACTTGAAATAGAGAAAGCCTTTGAAACTGAAGATTACTCGCAGACTATAGCGCTAACTAACGCCCTGTTTAATATCGATCCGCTGAACGAGGATGCTTTAAATTATCATGTGAAAGCACTTCAAAGGCTTAAAATGAATGATGAGGCAAAGATAAGATACCAGGCTTTTGTGATCGAGTATAAAAAAATAATGGGCACGGACTACCCGCACCCATATAAGGTTTAA
- a CDS encoding glutaminase domain-containing protein produces the protein MFKPYLNQALAIAIAGLSLGSCAQKEEHTAGPAKEEFGQEFRAPAYPLITIDPYTSAWSTTDNLYDSPVKHWTGRNHSLIGAVQVDGKTYRFMGKEEIPLQPVINTAKYEEWEGKYVTEKPAEGWEQADFNDGPWTSGKGAFGTPNTFKTVTPWETKEIWVRREFTMPEISEGAELYLVYSHDDDFELYLNGKEIVNTGNRAKSNLSMKLDKSLLNKDGKNVIAAHCLDRGGLAYVDFGIFKESDEKPVFGETAVQNSVKITATQTKYNFTCGPVDLALEFASPLLMDDLDLLSRPVNYVNYEVTANDGESHDVKVYFEATPEWAVNELNQEVEVSTGKTGSVNFAKAGTTQQAILKTKGDNVGIDWGHFYLASEAADDKVISIGDFTGTKSAFLENGETKSESASMNAVLTKKMPVMTFVQSMADVSDKAASGYIMIGYNDIESIQYFGDNLKAWWTKNGEVSFDKALTSAAADHDDVMSRCDAFDKEVYEEAVNAGGEHYARLCQLAYRQSIAAHKLVKDTKGTTLFLSKENFSNGSIGTVDVTYPSAPLFLKYNPELLKGMLNPIFYYSESGKWTKPFAAHDVGTYPQANGQTYGGDMPVEESGNMLILTTAIASTEGNADYAEQHWETLTTWANYLLKEGLDPENQLCTDDFAGHFAHNVNLSVKAIMGIAGYGKLAKMLGKDDVAEKYTAEAKRMAQEWIRMADDGDHFRLTFDKGETWSQKYNLVWDKLLDLGIFPEDVAKKEIAYYLTKQNKYGLPLDNRRTYTKSDWIVWTATLAEDKATFEKFIDPVYAYVTDTPDRVPMSDWYETPDAKQVGFQARSVVGGYYIKMLEK, from the coding sequence ATGTTCAAACCGTATTTGAATCAAGCATTAGCGATAGCTATTGCAGGATTATCCTTAGGGTCTTGTGCTCAAAAAGAAGAGCATACGGCAGGACCTGCAAAGGAAGAATTTGGTCAGGAGTTTAGAGCTCCGGCTTATCCTTTAATTACCATTGACCCTTATACAAGTGCCTGGTCTACTACAGACAATTTGTATGATTCGCCCGTGAAGCACTGGACTGGTCGTAATCATTCACTAATTGGAGCTGTACAGGTAGATGGCAAAACGTACCGATTTATGGGTAAGGAAGAAATTCCGTTGCAGCCTGTAATTAACACCGCAAAATATGAAGAGTGGGAAGGTAAATATGTGACTGAAAAACCAGCTGAAGGCTGGGAACAAGCTGACTTTAACGACGGTCCATGGACTAGCGGTAAAGGAGCTTTCGGTACACCAAACACTTTTAAAACAGTTACTCCTTGGGAAACTAAAGAGATTTGGGTGAGAAGAGAATTTACTATGCCTGAAATAAGCGAAGGTGCAGAGCTATATCTTGTCTATTCTCACGATGATGATTTTGAGCTTTACCTGAATGGAAAGGAAATAGTGAACACTGGCAACAGAGCTAAGAGCAACCTCTCTATGAAGCTGGATAAGAGCCTTTTGAATAAGGATGGTAAGAATGTAATCGCAGCTCATTGTCTTGATCGTGGAGGTCTTGCCTATGTAGACTTCGGTATATTTAAAGAAAGTGATGAGAAGCCAGTTTTTGGAGAAACAGCTGTTCAGAACAGTGTTAAGATTACTGCTACACAAACTAAGTATAACTTTACTTGTGGTCCGGTAGATTTGGCTCTTGAATTTGCTTCACCATTATTAATGGACGATTTAGATTTACTTTCTCGCCCTGTAAACTATGTAAACTATGAGGTTACAGCTAATGATGGCGAATCTCACGATGTGAAAGTATATTTCGAGGCTACACCAGAATGGGCTGTGAATGAGCTTAACCAGGAAGTAGAAGTGAGCACCGGCAAAACGGGTAGTGTAAACTTTGCTAAGGCAGGTACTACACAGCAGGCCATATTAAAAACAAAAGGAGATAATGTAGGTATAGACTGGGGACATTTCTATTTAGCCTCAGAAGCTGCTGATGATAAGGTGATTAGCATTGGTGATTTCACTGGCACTAAATCGGCCTTTTTAGAAAATGGCGAGACAAAGTCTGAAAGTGCTTCAATGAACGCTGTACTTACTAAAAAAATGCCTGTAATGACTTTCGTTCAGAGTATGGCTGATGTGTCTGATAAAGCCGCTTCAGGATATATCATGATCGGTTACAATGACATTGAATCCATCCAATACTTCGGGGATAACCTGAAAGCATGGTGGACTAAAAACGGTGAAGTAAGTTTTGATAAAGCACTTACCTCAGCCGCCGCTGATCATGATGATGTAATGTCTCGTTGTGATGCTTTTGATAAGGAAGTATATGAAGAGGCAGTGAATGCCGGTGGTGAACATTATGCCAGATTATGCCAATTAGCGTATAGACAATCAATTGCCGCTCATAAATTAGTAAAGGATACCAAAGGAACTACATTATTCCTATCTAAAGAGAACTTTAGTAATGGATCAATCGGTACAGTGGATGTAACTTATCCTTCAGCTCCCTTATTCTTAAAATATAATCCAGAGCTCCTAAAAGGAATGCTTAATCCTATTTTCTATTATTCTGAAAGTGGAAAATGGACTAAGCCTTTCGCAGCGCATGATGTAGGTACTTATCCTCAGGCAAATGGCCAGACTTACGGTGGCGATATGCCTGTAGAAGAATCTGGAAACATGCTTATCCTTACTACAGCCATAGCTTCCACAGAAGGTAATGCTGATTATGCGGAGCAGCACTGGGAAACGCTCACTACCTGGGCTAATTACTTATTGAAAGAAGGGTTAGATCCTGAAAATCAGCTTTGTACAGATGATTTTGCTGGACATTTTGCTCATAATGTTAACCTTTCTGTAAAAGCTATCATGGGTATAGCAGGTTATGGAAAGTTGGCTAAAATGTTAGGTAAAGATGATGTAGCAGAAAAGTATACTGCAGAGGCCAAGAGAATGGCTCAGGAATGGATAAGAATGGCTGATGATGGAGATCACTTCCGTTTAACCTTTGATAAAGGAGAAACCTGGAGTCAAAAATATAACCTGGTATGGGATAAGCTTCTGGATTTAGGAATCTTCCCTGAAGATGTGGCTAAGAAAGAAATTGCCTACTATCTGACCAAGCAAAATAAGTATGGTCTTCCATTAGATAACAGAAGAACATATACCAAGTCTGATTGGATCGTGTGGACAGCTACTTTGGCGGAAGACAAGGCCACTTTCGAGAAATTCATTGATCCTGTCTATGCATACGTTACTGATACACCAGACAGAGTTCCTATGAGTGACTGGTACGAAACGCCAGATGCTAAGCAGGTAGGCTTCCAGGCACGTTCAGTGGTGGGAGGTTATTACATTAAAATGTTAGAAAAGTAA
- a CDS encoding DUF3823 domain-containing protein, translated as MDNYEAPSETIKGEVVDAETGAPILTDQGSEGIRVRLTELSWGDNVQHNPDFYCMPDGKFQNTKVFKGTYNVRVDGPFIPLVREDDRGVPLADNSQTTEIDGTTEMKFEVEPFLNIEWVGEPTVVNGKIRAKVRVTRGVSEDEFRSKIEPMGGYSDSFLNVTDIQLFVSYSSSVGYRARDTRWSSAMEFSGSGFESMLGEEVEIESTGTIPSGRVVFIRAAARINYDTPRGSGVRRWNYNEAAQVMVP; from the coding sequence ATGGACAATTATGAAGCGCCGTCGGAAACAATTAAGGGTGAGGTGGTAGATGCAGAAACAGGAGCACCTATACTTACTGATCAGGGTAGTGAGGGTATTCGTGTTAGATTAACGGAGCTAAGCTGGGGTGATAACGTTCAGCATAATCCTGATTTCTACTGCATGCCAGATGGAAAATTTCAGAACACCAAGGTATTTAAAGGCACGTATAATGTAAGGGTTGATGGGCCTTTTATTCCTTTGGTGAGAGAAGATGACCGTGGTGTTCCTTTGGCTGATAATAGCCAAACTACTGAGATAGATGGTACTACCGAGATGAAATTTGAAGTAGAGCCTTTTCTAAACATCGAATGGGTAGGTGAACCAACAGTGGTTAATGGTAAAATCAGAGCAAAAGTTAGAGTAACCAGAGGTGTTTCTGAGGATGAATTTCGCAGTAAAATTGAGCCTATGGGCGGTTACAGCGATAGTTTCTTGAATGTAACTGATATTCAGCTATTTGTGAGCTACTCTTCATCTGTAGGTTACAGAGCAAGAGATACTCGTTGGTCTAGCGCCATGGAGTTCTCTGGTTCAGGATTTGAATCCATGCTTGGAGAAGAGGTAGAGATTGAGTCTACAGGTACTATACCTTCTGGTAGAGTAGTATTTATTAGAGCTGCTGCTCGTATCAACTATGATACGCCAAGAGGTAGCGGTGTAAGAAGATGGAACTACAATGAGGCAGCCCAGGTAATGGTGCCTTAA